Genomic DNA from Haloplanus sp. HW8-1:
TACCGGTGTGGTCTCGTGGCCGTTGTCCGCGAGGAACTGGTCGAACAGTTCGTCGTCGTGTTCGCTGGGTCCGGCTGCCATACACGCCGTGGTACGTCATGCCATCACTTATGCGTATTGGTGTGAGTGTGTCTCTCACGCGAGCCCCCGGCCGCTCAACAGATCGCGTAGTAGAGGTACAGCGTTCCGTCGTCCAGGATCTCGGCGTAGGCGTCGCCGTAACACTCGCTGGTCTCGATACTGACGCGTTCGGTCGTGTCGCGGGCCGTCACGACGACGGTAAACGACTCGACGCCCACCGGATCGGCCGTGGCGACGTCGTACGCGGTGCGTTCCGCACCGGGATCGACGGTGTACGTCGCCTCGTGAACCGTTCGGTTCGTCGCGTCGCGGACGACGCGGACGCGCATCTCCACGACGCTGTCCCACTCGTTCGCCACAACGACCGCTTTCTCGGGATCGGGACTGTTCGACGCCGCGCGGTGGGTCGGCGGCGTCGCGGTCACGGTCGCGTTCGCGGATGTGGTCGCCGTCGGCGACGGCGACGCCGTCGTTGGCGTCGGCGACGACGATGTGCCACCCGGTGGGGCCGACAGACAGCCCGCTGTGAACAGGAGCGCGACGAGCAGGACCGACCGACGACTCGGGCGCATATCGTGTCCGTCGCGGGCCGGGGCAAAGGCTGCTGTGGTGGTTCACCGAGGCGGTTCGGTTACGCCTCCAGTTCGTACAGCTCCCCGTACTTCTCGGTCGCGTAGTCGACGAAGGCGTCCGCGGACACGTCCTCGCCCGTGGCCCGGCGGACGAGTTCGTTCGTCTCGAAGCGCTTGCCGTGGCGGTGGATCTCCTCGGTCAGCCAGTCGTGGAGTGGGTCGAACTCGCCCGCGCGGATCCGCTCGTCGAGGCCCTCGATCTCCGCTTTGGCGGCGTCGAACAGTTGTGCCGCGATCACGCTCCCCAGCGAGTAGGTGGGGAAGTAACCGAAACTCCCGTGCGACCAGTGGACGTCCTGCAGACAGCCCCCGGCGTCCGTCTCCGGTCGGACGCCGAGATACGACGCCATCTTGTCGTTCCAGACGGCGGGCACCTCCGCGACGTCCAGATCGCCGCGGATCAGCGCTCGCTCGATCTCGAACCGCAGGGCGATATGCAGGTGGTAGGTCAGTTCGTCGGCCTCGACGCGGATGAGGTTCGAGGGATCGACCGCGCTGACCGCCTCGTAGGCCTCGCGGACGCTCGGGTCGCCGACGCCGGGGAATGCTTCGACGACGCGCGGGAGGAACCGCTCCCAGAACGCCCGCGAGCGGCCGACGTGGTTCTCCCAGAGGCGGGACTGGGACTCGTGGATCGAGAGGTCACGCGCCTCGCCAAGTGGGGTGCCGTAGGCGTCGTCGGGCAGGCCCAGCGTGTAGGTGGCGTGACCGAACTCGTGGATCGTCGACAGGAGCGCGCCGATGGGGTCGCGCTCGTCGTAGCGGGTCGTGATCCGGGCGTCGTAGGTCGTCCCCGTCGAGAACGGATGGGGGGCGACGTCGAGTCGTCCCCGCTCCCACGGGTAGCCGAGGTCGTCCAGTGCCTCCCGTACCAGCGACTCTTGACGGTCGGCCGCGAACGTCCCGGCGAAGGCGTCGGTGGCCAGGGTGGCGTCCGAACCCCGGATCCCCTCGACCAGCGGCACCACCGCCTCGCGGAGCGAGGTCAGCACGTCCGCGGCGTGATCGAACGGGAGACAGGGCTCGTACTCCTCGAACAGCACCGCGTAGGGGTCGCGATTCGGGTCGACGTGCTCGGCGTAGCGCCGCTTTAGGTCGAGTAGCTCCGTCAGGTGCGGAGCGAAGGCGCCGAAGTCGTCTTCTTCCCTGGCTTCCCGCCACGCGGTCAGCGCCTCCGAGGACGCCGCGGAGATGCGCTCGACCAGCGCCGTGGGCACCCGCACGGCGCGCTCCTGCTCGCGGCGCACCTCGCGGACCACCGCGCGCTGCTCGTCGTCGAGGTCAGCCGCTTCCAGGTCGTCGAGTAGCCGCCCGAGGTCGTCGTCGGTGAGCAGGTCGTGACGGATCGCCGAGAGCGCCGAGAGCTGACGGGAGCGGGCGGGCGTCCCCGCCTCCGGCATCATCACCTGCTGATCCCAGGAGAGCAGGTCCGAGGCGTGGGAAACGTTGGCGAGCCGCCCGACCCGGTCGAGCAGGTCGTCGTAGGCGGCCGGCGTCGTGTCGCTCATACCCCGACCTGGGGCCGCGCCATAATCAACCCCGCGCCCCGCCGACTATCTCGGTGATACCACCGAGTGGTAACATCTATACGGGCGAGGCGACGACCGGCGTGCATGACTGATACGGACGTGGCCCGTGGATCGACGGGCCTCACGGAACGGATCGAGGGGTACGTCTCCGAGATGGGACCGTCGTGGGTCGCCGGCGCCATCGCGGCTGGCCCGGCGACCATCGCCAGCCTCGTCACCGCCGGCGCCAGCTTCGGCTACCAGCTCCTGTGGGTGGTCGTCCTCTCGGCCGGCGCGGGGGCGCTCGTCCAGTATCTCGCGATGCGGCTCGGCCTCCTGACCGAACGCGGCATCGTCGCCGTCGTCGAGGATCACCTCGGCGGGTGGTGGGCGTGGCTGCTCGTCGCCGACGCCGTGATCGCCGCGGGCGTCGCCCAACTCGTCATCATGAAGACCGTCGCGACGGTCTCCGCAACGATCACGGGAATCGACGCACGGATATGGGGGGTCGTCTGGGCGCTCGTCCTCGCGCTCGGGCTGGCCGGCCGGGGCTATCGCTTTCTCGAACTCGCGGCGAAACTGCTCGTCTCCCTTGTCGTCGTCGCCTTCGTCGCCAGCCTGTTCGTGGTGCCCATCGACGCCGGTGCGGCCGTGCGGGGACTGGTTCCGACTGTCCCCGGCGGGGGCGCCCTCGTCGCCGCGGGCATCCTCGGCGGCGCGGTCCACATCACCCTCATCACGATGCACTCGTATACGATGCGTTCGCGGGGGTGGACCCGCGACGACTACGACACCGCCACCTTCGACGTCGGAGCGTCCATGCTCGTCGCCTTCGGCATCTACAGCCTCTCCATCTTCCTCGTCACCGCGAGCGTCCTCACCTCCGCCGACCTCTCCACCGTCGGCGCCGCGCAGGCGCTCGGCCCACTCGTCGGCCCGAGTGCGAAGTGGCTGTTCCTCCTCGGGCTCTGGGGGGCCGCCGTCTCGACGCTCGGGGGCAACACCATCGTCCCACCCTTCCTCCTGGCCGACAAACTCGGCTGGGGGACCACCATCGCGGACGACCGCTACCGGTGGCTCCTCGTCGCGGCGGCGCTCCTCTCGGCACCCGGCGCGTTCATCGGCGGCGCCGTGCTCGGCCAACTCGTTCTCGTCCTCGCACTGGGGACGGTGGGCACCCCCTTCGCCATCGCCATCGTCCTCTACCTGCTCAACTCCGGGGCGGTCCCGGACCGCAACTCGACGCTCGCGAACGTCGGCGGCGTCGCACTCCTGTTCGTGACTGGCACGCTCGCCGCCAACTTCGTCCGCGAACAGGTGGGCGGCGGCGTCGGCCCCCTCTCCGGGTTCGTGCTCGCCTTCGCCGTCGCCCTCGGCCTCGCCACCCTGGGCCTCGGCGGCAAGTACGCCCGCGACGAGCTCGGGTCGTGACCGACGCCCTCCCCTTCCCGCTCGCCGGGCCGACCCTGATCGTCGGTCCCTCGAACGTCGGCAAGACGCGTCTGACCGCCCGCGCACTGACCGCGTGGCTGGACCGCGAGGGAACCGACGGCGTCGTCGTCTTCGAGTTCGCGCCCGAGGTGGAACGCGACGGGCGCGTCCTCGGCGGCCGCCTCGACCGCTTCGTCACCCCGCCGGCCGACGTCTGGCAGGGCGTCCTCGACGCCCACGCCCCCCGGGCGACCGCCGACTCGGACGCCGCGGCGGCCGACCTGGCGGCCGACAACGCCCGCCGGGCCGAACGGCTGTTCGAGGCCGCACCCGACGAGCCCCGCGCCGTCTTCGTCAACGACGCCACCATCCCCTTCCAGACGCCGGACGCCGACCCGACTCGCCTGCTCGGCTACTGTGCCGGCGCCGAGGTGGCCGTCCTGAACGCCCTCGAAGCGGACGCGCTCGTCGGCACCGATCCGGTCTCCCGTGCCGAACGCGACGCGCTCGCGGCGTTCCGTGACCGCGTCGCCCGCGTGGTTCGCCTCGACGGCGAGACGTAGCCGGCCCCGTCCCGTTCGGCCGACTCTCCCGTCTCGACTCAGCCGACCAGCGCCTCGGCGACCCGCCGGTACAGGCGTTCACACCGCTCCAGTACGTCGACGCCGACGCTCTCCGTCGCGGTGTGGGCCTCGCCCGGTTCGGCGGCGCCACAGACCACGCAGGTCGTCCCGGCGGCCGCCAGCCACCCCGCGTCGGTCGCGTGGGGTTTGACGACGCGCTCGGGGGCGCCAGTCTGCGACTCGCGGGCCGCCGCGAGGACCGCCTCGGCGAAGTCGGCGTCGTCACACGCCATCGGCGGGAGGTCCTGATCGACCGTCCACTCGACGCCCGGGATCGACTCCACCCGCTCCAGGGCCGCCCGCTCGCCCGGCACCGTCCGTTCGTCGACGGTTACCGAACACGCCTCGGGGATCACGTTCCACGCCGACCCGCCCTCGATTTCGGTGACCGCGACGCTTCCCGACAGGTGTCGGTCCAGGACCGTCGTCGTCGGCGCGTCGAGGTCGCGAACGACGTCGACGGCGTCGCAGGCGCGGTAGACGGCGTTCTCCCCGGCTTCTGGCTCGCTCGCGTGGGCGCCCTCGCCGTGCGCGCGGATCGTGCTCCCGCGGCGCCCCTTGTGGGCGACGGCGACGTCGGTCACCCCGGGCGCCGAGTAGCCGGTCGATCCCTCGCCGACGACGGCGTAGTCGGGGGCGAACCCCTCGTCGATGGCGGCCCGGGCGCCGACGCCTCCCTGTTCTTCGCCGACGAAGGAGACGAACAGGAGTTCGTCGACCGGGTCGACGGGCGCGTCGGGCGCACCGAGGGTCGCGTCTCGGAACGCCACCATCGCTGCCGCCAGACTCCCCTTCATGTCGGCGGTACCGCGGCCCTGGAGGCGCCCCGCCCGTTCCTCGACGTCGTACTGCCCCTCGTCGGCCGGCGGCACCACGTCGTGGTGACCGACGAACGCGAGCGAGCGCGGTCCCGCCCCGCGTCGGGCGAAGACGTTGCCGTGTTCGTCGCGCTCGACCGTCGCCGACGTCTCCTTGCGGAGCCACGAGACGACGGCGTCGCCGGCCGCGCGTTCGTCCTCGTGGCTGGGGATCGAAACCAGGCGGCGCGTCAGGTCGCGAACCTCACTCATGACACGGTCCAGGGAGCCCGACGACTTATTGGTCCCGTCGGTGCCGGCTACGACTCCGCCGCGTCCGAGCGGTCGGCCGGCCGGGCGAGGATCGGGACCGTGACGGTGACGACGGTCCCGGTCGGCTCGTTCTCACCGAACTCCACGTCGCCGTCCGCGATGTCGGTCGCCCACTTGACGATCCAGAGGCCGAGGCCGCTCCCGTGGGTCAGCGCGGTTTCGGATCCCCGTTCGAGCGTCTTCGTCTCTTGTGTGTCGATCCCGGGCCCGTCGTCGGCGACCTCGACGCTGACGTGATCGTCCGCCCGTCGAACCGTGATCCGGACGTGCTGATCGTCGCCGACGTTGTGTTGGGCGGCGTTCTCGATCAGGTTCGCGAAGGCCGTCTCGAGTATCCCGGCGACGGCGACGTCGGTCTCGGGTCGCTGGAGGTCGATCGTGGCCTCGGAGTACTCCTCGCGAACGGCCGTCACGGCCTCGACCAGGAGGAGGTCGAGCGAGACGGGATCGGCCTCCTCGCGGACCGCGTCGAACAGTTCGATGGCCTCCCGTCCCTTGCGGCCGAGTTCGGCGACCCGGAACGCCCGCCGTTTGATGGTCTCCGCGCTCTCGCCGGAGAACTGCGCCGCGTGTCCGTGGATGACGTTCGTCTCGGTTCGGATGTTGTGACGGAGGACGCGATTCAGCACCTCGAGTCGCTGTTGCTGTCGGAGGTGACGGCTGATGTCGTGAAAGCGGATGATCCGACCGATCGGCCGCTCCCGGACGTTGCGGATCCGCGTCACTGTCACGTCGTACGGGTGGCTGCCCGCCCCGTTCTCGACCGTCAGGTGGCCGGACAGCGCCCCTTCCTCCGGCAGGCGTTCGTACTCGGGGACGACGTCGTCGGCCGGCGACCCGACCGCTTCGTCCGGCTCGACGTCTAGGATCCGGTCACAGCTGTCGTTCACGTCGACGACGTAGTCGTCCCGGTCGACCACGACGGCCCCCTCCTGCATCCGGTCGAAGAGGAACTCCCGGGCCCGTCTGTTCGGGGCCGGGCTCGTCCCGAACAGCCGAAAGCGGGTGAGGGCACCCAGATACGCCACGCCGGAGATCGAAAAGGAAATTGGGGTCGGATCGATCCCCGCCGTCGCGAGGACGCCGGTGAGATAGAGGACGTTCGTCAACCACGGCGCCGACATCCCGACGAGGAGCGCCGACCCTTGGCCGCGGAAGGTCGTCGCGTCGCTCGTGAGTAAGCCGAACAGCGGGATCATGCCCAGAAAGCCGAGCAGGTACGTATACCCCGCGATCACCCCGTACCAGTCGCCGCCGTATCGGAGCTGTCTGATCCCGTTCGGCCCGATCCCCTGGATATCGACGTAGAGGAGGTCGTGGTACTGGCCCGTCAGGGCGAGCACCACGGTCACCGCCGGCACGACCCCGAGGAGGGCGACGTACCGTGGGCGCACGTACTGATCGTGGCCGGTGTACTCCAGCGAGAACAGGACCCAGGCGACGGGGATGACGACGACGCCGATCCATCCGAGATCCATCCACAGGAGCGTCGAGTCGAGCGTCGTCGCCTGAATCCGGAAGATGATACACGTCGACCACCAGCTCTGGCCGAGCAACAGGCCGACCAGCGGCGTCGCTCCCGGCTTCGGTCGCTGTCGCCACGCCAGTATCGTCGCTGCCGTCCCGACGGCGATGGAGGCAAACAGCCCATGTATCAGGTAGATCGGCGACGCGGCGACCACTATCTGCGGACTTGTCGCGCAGGAACAAAATACCCGTCGACCGGTCGACTCGGGAGTCAGCTCGGCGCTCAGGGCGCGATCGGCGCGTACGCGTCGGTGTCGGAGCGGTGGTGGTCGGTCAGAGACCGCCCCCCGTGAGCGCGAGCAGCACCGCGAAGACGAAGAGGTGTTTCGCCTCGCCGGCGACCCCGAGGCGGCCGTGGTCGTCGGTTCGACCGACGAGCGCGGCCAGCACGAGGGCGTAGCCGAGTCCGGCGACGGCCGCGATCGTCAGGCTCGTCGAGAGCAACCCGCCGTAGAACGCCGCCACGAGGAACGCGATCAGGGCGACGTCGAGCGCGTAGAGGATCTGCCGGGTTCGGCGCACGCCGAAGACGACCGGCATGGTCGACACGCCGATGGCCGCATCGCCCGCCACGTCGGCGACGTTCGGGATCTCGGTGTTGACGAAGGTGTCGAGGAAGAAGTAGACGAAGACGACGGCTGCGGTCGGCGTGACCGCTGCGTCGGCGAACGCGAGCGGAAGAAAGAGCAACGCGATGGCCCACGCACCGGCGACGACGGCGGAGTTGACGACGAGCACGTCCTTCAGTCGCTTGAACGTGGAGCCGAGCGCCGGGAGCCAGTCGGTCGCATAGAGGATCCAGAAGGCGCCGGGGAGGAGCGTGATCGCGAGTGCGAACGGGCCCCCGGCCACCGCGATGGCGACTGCCAGGCCGTAGGACGCCGCCGACAGCACCGACAGCGCGGTCTCGTGTCGCCGGACGAATGCGGTCCGTTCCGGCGCGTCCAGTTCGTCGGTGTCCGCGTCGGCGATCCGGTCGCCGGCGTAGACGGCGAAGGTGACGAGGCCGACCACGAGCGGTGCGGGGTTGGGTGGGAGCGACAGCGCGGCCATCACCGTCGCCACCTCCACGGCCGCGATGACGGCGAGGTACGCCGAACTGTACAGCAGTGCGTCTTTGATTCGTTCGCCGCCGCGTCGCAGCGTCGCGGCGAACGTGCCGTGCCGTATCGTGGCGCTGTCCGCGGGTCGGGACAGCGAGGGTCGTTTCTGGGACATGGGTTCGGTCGACGGCGGCAGTGCGGATCGCCACGTTCAGCCGCCGTCGACTCCGACCAACCGGTCAGCGTATCTCAATCATTGCCACCGAGTACCACGGTTGATAACGAGAGCGGCACGCGCCACGTCGTCGTCGAGAGGACGTCTCGTGACGGCGTTCCCGACTGCCGGCGGCTTGAATACCCTTATCAGTCTCGCCCCCCGAATTCGGACATGAACGTCGTACCGGACACGAGCGCGGTCGTCGACGGCCGCGTGTCCGAACGCGTCGAGTCGGGGGCTTACGAGGGGGCGACGATCACCGTTCCCGAGGCCGTCGTCGGCGAACTCGAGTGGCAGGCCAACGAGGGCCACGACACCGGCTGGGAGGGCATCGAGGAACTGCAACGGCTGGTCGAACTCGCCGACCAGGGCACCATTTCGGTCGACTATTACGGGGATCGCCCCGACGCCGGACAGAAGCGCGGCGCCGACGAGGGCGAGATCGACGCCCTCGTCCGTGACGTCGCCGCCGACCTCGACGCGACCCTGTTGACCAGCGACGTGGTGCAGGCCGAAGTCAGTCGGGCGAAGGGCCTCTCGATCGAGTACGTCGAACCACGGGGCCGCGACGAGGGCGGCGACGACGGCCTCGACATCGAGTCTTTCTTCGACGAGACGACGATGAGCGTCCACCTTCGTGCGGGAGCAAAGCCCAAGGCAAAGCGTGGCGCGATCGGCGACATGCACTACGAGACCATCCGCGACGCGGTGACGACCGAGGCGGAGATGAAGGAGTTCGCCCACGACGTGGGGAAGACGGCGCGAGCGAGTCCGGACGGGTTCGTCGAACTCGACGAACCGGGGATGACCATCGTCCAGTACCGCTCCTATCGGATCGCCGTCGCTCGACCACCCTTCGCCGACGGCTTCGAGATCACCGCCGTCCGGCCCATCGTCAAGACCGACCTCGACGACTACGAGTTCGCTGCGGACCTCAAGGAGCGCCTGTTGGAGCGCCAGCGCGGCGTCCTCATCTCCGGCGCGCCCGGCGCGGGGAAGTCGACGTTCGCCCAGGCGGTCGCCGAGTTCCTCGCGAGTCACGACAACGCGGTCAAGACGATGGAGAAGCCCCGCGACCTGCAGGTCGGCGCCGACATCACCCAGTACACGGCGCTCGGGGGCGACATGGCCAAGACCGCCGACTCTTTGTTGCTGGTCCGCCCGGACTACACCATCTACGACGAGGTGCGCAAGACCGACGACTTCGAGGTCTTCGCCGACATGCGCCTCGCCGGAGTGGGGATGGTCGGCGTCGTCCACGCCACCCGCGCCATCGACGCGCTTCAGCGACTGGTCGGCCGGGTCGAACTCGGGATGATCCCGCAAGTGGTCGACACGGTGGTCTACATCGAGGCCGGACGGGTCGATACCGTCTACGACGTGACCACCGAGGTGAAAGTCCCCGAGGGATTGACCGCCGAGGACCTGGCCCGTCCGGTCATCCAGATTTCGGACTTCGAGACCGGGAAGCCGGCCTACGAGATCTACACCTTCAATCGACAGGTCGTCACCGTCCCCCTCGACGGCGACGAGGGGAGTGAGACGGGCGTCTCCCGGCTGGCGCGCAAGGAGGTCGAACGCGAGATTCGCTCCATCGCCCGCGGCCACGTCGAAGTGGAACTGAAAGGACAGAACGAGGCCGTCGTCTACGTCGAGGAGGACGACATCTCCGCCGTGATCGGCAAGGGTGGGGGGCGGATCAGCGACGTGGAGGACCGCCTCGGCATCGACATCGACGTGCGGACGCTCGACGAACGGCCGTCGAGCGGCGGTACAGGCGGCGCCGCGGGCGGCACCGATCGCGAGGGAACCGTCGTCACGCCCGACGTGACCTCCAGACACGTCGTCGTCGACGCCGCGGAGGCGGCGGAGGTGGGCCAGACCGTCGAGGTGCGGGCCGACGGCGAGTATCTCTTTACGGCGACGGTCGGCCGTGGTGGCGAGATTCAGGTGTCACGCGGGAGCGCCATCGCGGACGAACTGGAGGGTGCAATCGACCAGAAACGGCGGATTACGGTCGTTCCGGCCTAGTCGCATTCGGCACAGGGGGCGTCTGCCTCGCCGCCCTCCTTCGCCAGCGCCGCCTCGTTGAGCTGGTAGAGGTTCTGCCGTGCGTCGGCGAAGTAGACGTCCTCGTCGACGACGCCGATATCCTCCAGTCGTTCGAGCGCGTAGCGAACCGTCCGGGCCGACAGCATCGACTCCTCGACGATCCCCTTCTGGGTCAGCGACCCGTTGTATTCGAGGACCTTGAAAACCAGTTTCGCGCTCGGGGGCAGGTCGTCGAGACCTTCCTTTTCAGTTCCAGCCATCGTGTATTGAAACACGGGGCCACCCTGATAAATGTTCACCGGCGGCGCGACGACAGGTGACACGCGAGTTTTATTATCGGACGAATAGATCTCCCGTAACGATACGGATGACCGAGTCCGAGGCCGATCCAGGCATTCCCGATCCGGTGGTCGCCCCCTTGCTGCCCGACTTCGACTACGGTCGACTCGACGGTCGTGATCCGATCGGCGGGGATGGTAGGACGAGTTCCTTCGAGCCCGCTGCACTGGCGGTAGCGACCGAAGCGATCCGTAGCGAGTTGTTCGGCCGGTCGGGCCGGTGGCGCTTCGTGAACCGGTCGCGGCGGTCGGGGGCTTCACTCGTGTCTCTCGAGGCACGGGGCGAGGAGTTCCAACTGACGGTTCCGGACCTGTAGCCCGCCGGCAGGGTTCCCCGTATCGAACGCCTTTTGATGCCCGGTGCCGGAGGGACGTGTATGGCTACGGAAACGCAGACGGGCCTCACGGGACACGTCCGTGGGGTGACCGTCACCACGCTCGCCTGCCTCGGCGGCCTCGCGGCCGCGGTGGCCGCGGGCGTCGTCGTCGGGACCGGACCCGAGGCGGCGAGTGACGTTCGGGCGCTCGCCTTCTTGGTCGCCGCCGCCGCCGGCCAGTATCCCGTGCTGAAGGCCGTCGGCGTCGACGTCGCCGACTTCGGCGCCAAGGACCACCTCTACGTGGCGTTCATGACGTTCGCGCTCTGGTTCATCACGTTCGCGATCCTGCTCACCACCGGCGCCTCCCTCTAACATGGCCGACGACAGCATCGCGGTCGTCGACCTCGACCGGTGTCAACCCGACCGCTGTAACTACGAGTGTGCGAACTTCTGTCCGCCCAACCGCACCGGCGAGGAGTGTATCGTCACGCTGGAGGAGCGCCACGACGACCCTGACCTCTACGACGGGGGCCCCGACCAGATCAGCATCTCCGAGGAACTCTGCCTCGGCGAGACCTGTGGCATCTGCGTCGAAAAGTGTCCCTTCGACGCCATCGAGATCATCAACCTCCCCTCGGAGTTGAACGAGGACCCCATCCACCGCTACGGCGAGAACGCCTTCTCGCTGTACGGCCTCCCGATCCCCGACTCGGGGACGGTCACCGGGCTCCTGGGTCCGAACGGCATCGGGAAGTCCACCGCCGTCCACGCCCTCGCCGGTGAGATGATCCCCAACCTCGGACGGTACAATGTCGACCCCGAGTGGGAGACGGTACTCGATCGCTACCGCGGCAGCGCGCTCCAGAACTACCTCGAACGCCTGATTGGCGACGAAGTCAGCGTCGCGCGAAAGCCCCAGTACGTCGACCGCATCCCCGACCAGTTCGACGGGAAGACCCGCGAACTCCTCGCGGGAACCGACGAACGGGGCATCGTCGACGACCTAGTCGACCGCCTGTCGATCCGTCCGGTGATGGACCAGGCCATCGACACGCTGTCCGGCGGCGAACTCCAGCGTGTCGCGCTCGCGGCGACGCTCGCCCGCGACGCCGATTTCTACTTTCTCGACGAGATCACGCCCTACCTCGACATCGGTCAGCGTGTCACGGCGGCCCGCCTCGTTCGCGAACTCGCCGACGATGAGGACCGCTCGATGCTCGTGGTCGAACACGACCTCGCCGTCCTCGACTTGTTGGCCGACCGCCTCCACGTCGCGTACGGCGAACCCGGCGCGTACGGCGTCATCACCGACCCCAAGTCGGTTCGCAACGGCATCAACGAGTACCTCCGGGGCTATCTCGACAACGAGAACATGCGCATCCGCCCCGACGAGATCACCTTCGAGGAGCACGCACCCCGCCAGTCGACCTCCGGGTCGCCGCTGATCGAGTATCCCGAACTGACGAAGTCCTACGGCGAGGGCGAGTTCTCGCTGTCCGTCGAGGCCGGGACCATCTACCGGAGCGAAGTGCTCGGGGTCGTCGGCCCCAACGGCATCGGGAAGTCGACGCTCGCGAAACTGTTCGCGGGGTCGCTCGATCCCGACGCCGGCGACCTCGACTTCCGCCTCCAGATCGCGTACAAACCGCAGTACGTCGAGGTGGACCAGCCGATGCGCGTCGACACGTTCCTCTCGTCGATCACCGACGACTTCGGCACCTCCTTCTGGAACACGGAGATCGCCAAACCCCTGCAACTGGAGCGGATCATGGAACAGCAGTTGACGGACCTCTCGGGCGGGGAGCGCCAGCGGGTCGCCATCGCCGCCTGCCTCTCGAAGGACGCCGACCTCTACGTCCTCGACGAGCCATCGGCCCACCTCGACGTCGAGCAGCGGGTGCAGGCCACCACGGCCATCCGCCGCTACGCCGAGAACCACGACGCCACGGCGATGGTCATCGACCACGACATCTACATGATCGACCTGCTGGCCGACCGCCTGATGGTGTTCGACGGCGAACCGGCGAAGCGCGGCCACGCTTCGACGCCCCAGGACATGCGCTCGGGGATGAACGACTTCCTCGCCGATCTCGATATCACGTTCCGCCGTGACGAACGGACGGGCCGTCCCCGCATCAACAAGCCCGACAGTCAACTCGACCGGAAACAGAAGCGCCAGGGCGAGTACTACTACGCGCCCTGACTCGACGGCCGGGGACCGAGGCCTGCGCCCCAGGTGTCTTCCCGATTGCCGTCTCGGGCCGTCGCCTCCCCCGAACGCCCGACGCGACCGAGGTCCGCCGGACGAACGGACACCCCCGACTGGATCGCTCCACCGGACGCCTCGAACCGCTTCGCGCCCGTTCCGGACGAGAGACGAGAGTGTGACCGTCGACAGCACGCGTGCGACGAGGGACCGTCTCCGGCGGGGACTAGTTCCGAATCGAAAGTCGACTCGTCGTTTCCACACACTGAGAAAGGGTGTGTGATTTAATGTCAGAACATCTACCACACTCGCACATGAACTTCGACGAGTTCACAGGCGAGGTACAGCATCGGCTCGAACTCCCCGGAACGGGGGAGGCGGTGCGGGCGACCCGGGCGACGCTACTGACGTTGGGCCAGCGGCTTCCGGAAGGGAACGCCGAGGACCTCGCCGCGTCGCTCCCGATGGAGGTGAAGTGGTATCTGACCGGGGCGGTCCACGACCACGGTCAGCGATTCGACTGGCAGGAGTTCGTCGACCGGGTCAGCGGGATCGAGGGAAGCGATCCGGCCGACGCGGCCTACCACGCCCGGGTCGTCGTCGACCTCGTCCACACGCTGGTTCCGG
This window encodes:
- a CDS encoding histidine kinase N-terminal 7TM domain-containing protein, whose translation is MVAASPIYLIHGLFASIAVGTAATILAWRQRPKPGATPLVGLLLGQSWWSTCIIFRIQATTLDSTLLWMDLGWIGVVVIPVAWVLFSLEYTGHDQYVRPRYVALLGVVPAVTVVLALTGQYHDLLYVDIQGIGPNGIRQLRYGGDWYGVIAGYTYLLGFLGMIPLFGLLTSDATTFRGQGSALLVGMSAPWLTNVLYLTGVLATAGIDPTPISFSISGVAYLGALTRFRLFGTSPAPNRRAREFLFDRMQEGAVVVDRDDYVVDVNDSCDRILDVEPDEAVGSPADDVVPEYERLPEEGALSGHLTVENGAGSHPYDVTVTRIRNVRERPIGRIIRFHDISRHLRQQQRLEVLNRVLRHNIRTETNVIHGHAAQFSGESAETIKRRAFRVAELGRKGREAIELFDAVREEADPVSLDLLLVEAVTAVREEYSEATIDLQRPETDVAVAGILETAFANLIENAAQHNVGDDQHVRITVRRADDHVSVEVADDGPGIDTQETKTLERGSETALTHGSGLGLWIVKWATDIADGDVEFGENEPTGTVVTVTVPILARPADRSDAAES
- a CDS encoding M20 family metallopeptidase codes for the protein MSEVRDLTRRLVSIPSHEDERAAGDAVVSWLRKETSATVERDEHGNVFARRGAGPRSLAFVGHHDVVPPADEGQYDVEERAGRLQGRGTADMKGSLAAAMVAFRDATLGAPDAPVDPVDELLFVSFVGEEQGGVGARAAIDEGFAPDYAVVGEGSTGYSAPGVTDVAVAHKGRRGSTIRAHGEGAHASEPEAGENAVYRACDAVDVVRDLDAPTTTVLDRHLSGSVAVTEIEGGSAWNVIPEACSVTVDERTVPGERAALERVESIPGVEWTVDQDLPPMACDDADFAEAVLAAARESQTGAPERVVKPHATDAGWLAAAGTTCVVCGAAEPGEAHTATESVGVDVLERCERLYRRVAEALVG
- a CDS encoding UbiA family prenyltransferase, translating into MSQKRPSLSRPADSATIRHGTFAATLRRGGERIKDALLYSSAYLAVIAAVEVATVMAALSLPPNPAPLVVGLVTFAVYAGDRIADADTDELDAPERTAFVRRHETALSVLSAASYGLAVAIAVAGGPFALAITLLPGAFWILYATDWLPALGSTFKRLKDVLVVNSAVVAGAWAIALLFLPLAFADAAVTPTAAVVFVYFFLDTFVNTEIPNVADVAGDAAIGVSTMPVVFGVRRTRQILYALDVALIAFLVAAFYGGLLSTSLTIAAVAGLGYALVLAALVGRTDDHGRLGVAGEAKHLFVFAVLLALTGGGL
- a CDS encoding divalent metal cation transporter: MGPSWVAGAIAAGPATIASLVTAGASFGYQLLWVVVLSAGAGALVQYLAMRLGLLTERGIVAVVEDHLGGWWAWLLVADAVIAAGVAQLVIMKTVATVSATITGIDARIWGVVWALVLALGLAGRGYRFLELAAKLLVSLVVVAFVASLFVVPIDAGAAVRGLVPTVPGGGALVAAGILGGAVHITLITMHSYTMRSRGWTRDDYDTATFDVGASMLVAFGIYSLSIFLVTASVLTSADLSTVGAAQALGPLVGPSAKWLFLLGLWGAAVSTLGGNTIVPPFLLADKLGWGTTIADDRYRWLLVAAALLSAPGAFIGGAVLGQLVLVLALGTVGTPFAIAIVLYLLNSGAVPDRNSTLANVGGVALLFVTGTLAANFVREQVGGGVGPLSGFVLAFAVALGLATLGLGGKYARDELGS
- a CDS encoding carboxypeptidase M32; the protein is MSDTTPAAYDDLLDRVGRLANVSHASDLLSWDQQVMMPEAGTPARSRQLSALSAIRHDLLTDDDLGRLLDDLEAADLDDEQRAVVREVRREQERAVRVPTALVERISAASSEALTAWREAREEDDFGAFAPHLTELLDLKRRYAEHVDPNRDPYAVLFEEYEPCLPFDHAADVLTSLREAVVPLVEGIRGSDATLATDAFAGTFAADRQESLVREALDDLGYPWERGRLDVAPHPFSTGTTYDARITTRYDERDPIGALLSTIHEFGHATYTLGLPDDAYGTPLGEARDLSIHESQSRLWENHVGRSRAFWERFLPRVVEAFPGVGDPSVREAYEAVSAVDPSNLIRVEADELTYHLHIALRFEIERALIRGDLDVAEVPAVWNDKMASYLGVRPETDAGGCLQDVHWSHGSFGYFPTYSLGSVIAAQLFDAAKAEIEGLDERIRAGEFDPLHDWLTEEIHRHGKRFETNELVRRATGEDVSADAFVDYATEKYGELYELEA